A DNA window from Loxodonta africana isolate mLoxAfr1 chromosome 7, mLoxAfr1.hap2, whole genome shotgun sequence contains the following coding sequences:
- the LOC100665257 gene encoding cytochrome c oxidase subunit 8A, mitochondrial, producing MSALTPLLLRGLTGSARRVLLPRAQIHSKPPREPLGTTDCIIALTSCFLCFLVPPAWIMTHLDSYRKRE from the exons ATGTCTGCGCTGACGCCGCTGCTGCTGAGGGGCCTGACAGGCTCGGCTCGGCGGGTCCTCTTGCCGCGCGCCCAGATCCACTCTAAGCCCCCGCGGGAGCCTCTCGGGACCACG GATTGCATCATTGCGCTCACCTCCTGCTTCCTGTGTTTCCTCGTGCCACCGGCCTGGATCATGACACACCTGGACAGCTACAGGAAGCGGGAGTGA
- the NAA40 gene encoding N-alpha-acetyltransferase 40 isoform X2, with protein MGRKSSKAKEKKQKRLEERAAMDAVCAKVDAANRLGDPLEAFPVFKKYDRNGLNVSIECKRVSGLEPATVDWAFDLTKTNMQSMYEQSEWGWKDREKREEMTDDRAWYLIAWEDHSIPVAFSHFRFDVECGDEVLYCYEVQLESKVRRKGLGKFLLQILQLVANSTQMKKVMLTVFKHNHGAYQFFREALQFEIDDSSPSMSGCCGEDCSYEILSRRTKFGDSQHSHAGGHCGGCCH; from the exons atgGGG AGAAAGTCGAGCAAAGCAAAGGAGAAGAAGCAGAAGCGGTTGGAGGAGCGAGCAGCCATGGATGCTGTCTGTGCCAAAGTGGACGCAGCCAACAGG CTTGGAGACCCTTTAGAGGCTTTCCCAGTGTTCAAGAAATACGATCGGAATGG GTTAAATGTCTCCATCGAATGTAAGCGAGTGTCTGGACTGGAGCCAGCCACTGTGGATTGGGCCTTTGACCTCACCAAAACCAACATGCAGTCCAT GTATGAGCAGAGTGAGTGGGGCTGGAAGGACCGAGAGAAGCGGGAGGAAATGACGGATGACCGAGCCTGGTACCTCATTGCTTGGGAAGACCATTCCATCCCTGTTGCCTTCTCTCACTTCCGGTTTGACGTGGAGTGCGGGGATGAAGTCCTGTACTG CTACGAGGTGCAGTTGGAAAGCAAGGTGCGGCGGAAAGGCCTGGGGAAGTTCCTCCTGCAGATCTTGCAGCTTGTGGCCAACAG CACACAGATGAAGAAAGTTATGTTAACAGTATTTAAACATAATCATGGCGCCTACCAGTTCTTCAGAGAAGCGCTGCA ATTTGAAATCGACGACTCTTCCCCTAGCATGTCTGGCTGCTGCGGGGAGGACTGCTCCTATGAGATCCTGAGCCGCAGGACCAAGTTTGGGGACAGCCAGCACTCTCACGCGGGTGGGCACTGTGGTGGCTGCTGTCACTGA
- the NAA40 gene encoding N-alpha-acetyltransferase 40 isoform X1, with protein sequence MGVSERKSSKAKEKKQKRLEERAAMDAVCAKVDAANRLGDPLEAFPVFKKYDRNGLNVSIECKRVSGLEPATVDWAFDLTKTNMQSMYEQSEWGWKDREKREEMTDDRAWYLIAWEDHSIPVAFSHFRFDVECGDEVLYCYEVQLESKVRRKGLGKFLLQILQLVANSTQMKKVMLTVFKHNHGAYQFFREALQFEIDDSSPSMSGCCGEDCSYEILSRRTKFGDSQHSHAGGHCGGCCH encoded by the exons atgGGGGTGAGTGAG AGAAAGTCGAGCAAAGCAAAGGAGAAGAAGCAGAAGCGGTTGGAGGAGCGAGCAGCCATGGATGCTGTCTGTGCCAAAGTGGACGCAGCCAACAGG CTTGGAGACCCTTTAGAGGCTTTCCCAGTGTTCAAGAAATACGATCGGAATGG GTTAAATGTCTCCATCGAATGTAAGCGAGTGTCTGGACTGGAGCCAGCCACTGTGGATTGGGCCTTTGACCTCACCAAAACCAACATGCAGTCCAT GTATGAGCAGAGTGAGTGGGGCTGGAAGGACCGAGAGAAGCGGGAGGAAATGACGGATGACCGAGCCTGGTACCTCATTGCTTGGGAAGACCATTCCATCCCTGTTGCCTTCTCTCACTTCCGGTTTGACGTGGAGTGCGGGGATGAAGTCCTGTACTG CTACGAGGTGCAGTTGGAAAGCAAGGTGCGGCGGAAAGGCCTGGGGAAGTTCCTCCTGCAGATCTTGCAGCTTGTGGCCAACAG CACACAGATGAAGAAAGTTATGTTAACAGTATTTAAACATAATCATGGCGCCTACCAGTTCTTCAGAGAAGCGCTGCA ATTTGAAATCGACGACTCTTCCCCTAGCATGTCTGGCTGCTGCGGGGAGGACTGCTCCTATGAGATCCTGAGCCGCAGGACCAAGTTTGGGGACAGCCAGCACTCTCACGCGGGTGGGCACTGTGGTGGCTGCTGTCACTGA
- the NAA40 gene encoding N-alpha-acetyltransferase 40 isoform X3 — protein sequence MLAAYEVQWLGIEPGSPIRILPLNHQCLNEQARQMPICELRSKGFSRLNVSIECKRVSGLEPATVDWAFDLTKTNMQSMYEQSEWGWKDREKREEMTDDRAWYLIAWEDHSIPVAFSHFRFDVECGDEVLYCYEVQLESKVRRKGLGKFLLQILQLVANSTQMKKVMLTVFKHNHGAYQFFREALQFEIDDSSPSMSGCCGEDCSYEILSRRTKFGDSQHSHAGGHCGGCCH from the exons ATGCTGGCTGCCTATGAGGTGCagtggctgggaatcgaacctggatctcccattagaattctaccactgaaccaccaatgcctcaacGAACAAGCTAGACAGATGCCAATATGCGAATTACGAAGTAAAGGCTTTAGCAG GTTAAATGTCTCCATCGAATGTAAGCGAGTGTCTGGACTGGAGCCAGCCACTGTGGATTGGGCCTTTGACCTCACCAAAACCAACATGCAGTCCAT GTATGAGCAGAGTGAGTGGGGCTGGAAGGACCGAGAGAAGCGGGAGGAAATGACGGATGACCGAGCCTGGTACCTCATTGCTTGGGAAGACCATTCCATCCCTGTTGCCTTCTCTCACTTCCGGTTTGACGTGGAGTGCGGGGATGAAGTCCTGTACTG CTACGAGGTGCAGTTGGAAAGCAAGGTGCGGCGGAAAGGCCTGGGGAAGTTCCTCCTGCAGATCTTGCAGCTTGTGGCCAACAG CACACAGATGAAGAAAGTTATGTTAACAGTATTTAAACATAATCATGGCGCCTACCAGTTCTTCAGAGAAGCGCTGCA ATTTGAAATCGACGACTCTTCCCCTAGCATGTCTGGCTGCTGCGGGGAGGACTGCTCCTATGAGATCCTGAGCCGCAGGACCAAGTTTGGGGACAGCCAGCACTCTCACGCGGGTGGGCACTGTGGTGGCTGCTGTCACTGA